A region of Lycium barbarum isolate Lr01 chromosome 1, ASM1917538v2, whole genome shotgun sequence DNA encodes the following proteins:
- the LOC132603582 gene encoding transcription factor SRM1-like has protein sequence MSTNQTYNGSFWTKEEDTIFENTLAIYFTDDNLLMKMAEALPGKSLDDIKHHYDILVEDVDAIESGRVPLPKYPEMQSHSDQKSRFSKADVERRRGVAWTEEEHRSFLRGLEKYGRGDWRSISRYCVISRTPTQVASHAQKYFSRLKAVNEDNRRKKRTSIHDITSVDPETAGTSQVPNTEHMLGPADGGSQAAVASTDNENLLPQESTNAEQMMAVAGGESSGPGTAIVNGMNNLYPDVNDEFVLGIDDLILEPEGIKEAGFLVDSGRSQLPGKQPCNAAGSGTSSHPITRIGSDLEALITEHMVGDNDISSIFDAGKAPTSDATLSEGKTNW, from the exons ATGAGCACCAATCAGACATACAACGGCTCCTTCTGGACTAAGGAAGAGGATACAATCTTTGAGAACACCCTGGCAATCTACTTTACGGATGATAATCTATTGATGAAGATGGCCGAAGCACTACCTGGGAAATCGCTTGATGATATCAAACATCACTATGATATATTAGTTGAAGATGTGGATGCCATTGAGTCTGGAAGGGTTCCGTTACCTAAATATCCGGAAATGCAAAGCCATTCCGACCAGAAAAGTAGATTTTCAAAAGCAGATGTAGAACGGCGAAGAGGGGTTGCTTGGACAGAAGAGGAACACAG GTCGTTTCTCCGGGGCTTAGAGAAATACGGGAGAGGTGACTGGAGAAGTATATCCAGGTACTGTGTGATATCTAGAACACCAACTCAAGTGGCTAGCCATGCCCAAAAGTATTTCAGTCGCCTCAAAGCCGTCAACGAAGATaacagaagaaaaaaaagaacaagcATTCACGACATAACTAGTGTGGATCCTGAAACCGCTGGAACTTCCCAAGTGCCAAATACCGAGCACATGCTTGGACCTGCTGACGGAGGATCACAAGCAGCGGTGGCAAGCACTGACAATGAGAACTTGTTGCCTCAAGAAAGCACCAATGCTGAGCAGATGATGGCAGTTGCTGGAGGAGAGTCCTCAGGTCCTGGTACTGCAATTGTCAATGGAATGAATAATCTTTACCCTGATGTGAATGATGAGTTCGTATTAGGCATTGATGACCTAATCCTGGAACCTGAGGGCATTAAGGAAGCCGGGTTTCTCGTTGACTCTGGAAGATCCCAATTACCCGGCAAACAACCGTGTAATGCTGCTGGTAGTGGAACTTCCAGTCATCCTATCACTAGAATTGGGAGTGACCTTGAAGCTCTAATCACTGAACATATGGTGGGAGACAATGATATCAGTTCCATTTTTGACGCTGGGAAAGCACCAACTTCTGATGCTACGCTGTCAGAAGGTAAAACAAATTGGTAA
- the LOC132603575 gene encoding large ribosomal subunit protein eL30, whose translation MVAAKKTKKTHESINNRLALVMKSGKYTLGYKTVLKTLRSSKGKLIIIANNCPPLRKSEIEYYAMLAKVGVHHYNGNNVDLGTACGKYYRVCCLSIIDPGDSDIIKSMPGDQ comes from the exons ATGGTTGCCGCAAAGAAAACC AAGAAGACTCATGAGAGCATTAACAACAGGCTGGCTCTCGTAATGAAGAGCGGCAAATACACTTTGGGTTACAAAACTGTTCTCAAGACCCTTAGGAGCTCCAAAG GCAAACTAATCATCATTGCCAACAACTGCCCTCCCCTCAGGAAGTCTGAGATTGAGTACTATGCTATGTTGGCAAAGGTTGGAGTCCACCACTACAATGGAA ACAACGTAGATTTGGGGACTGCATGTGGTAAGTACTACAGAGTCTGTTGCCTCAGCATCATTGATCCAG GTGATTCGGATATCATAAAGAGTATGCCTGGTGACCAGTGA